The genomic region CTTTGATTGCTGTGAAGTAGTGCTTTGAAGTTTTTCTTAATGTCTGTCTTCGTTTTTTACCCTTATTATAAAATACCagttagaaaactaaaataaaggcAAACAACCACCCAGAttgctgttttcatttcaaattggAGGAAAGATAGGTCCCACAGTGTTATCTGTTGTATACGTTGTGTACTATATTATGAAATTTATGCAAATTTATACATAATACAAAGTATGACTGTAGTATTGAAActtagaaataacaaaattaaacattttaatgacttCTTAAGCAACCATTTTGTCAAAGATACATGCTTCTTTTAGAGAGATTATAAATTTGTAAAACTTGATGTAAATCTCTTCTGGTCCCACTCTCCAACCCAACTTAAGCCATGCATTTCTCAAAATCCATGTATCCTGGCTTGCTCAAAGCATGTATTCACTTGATTGAGAGGCATATTAGCCATTGTTTGTTAGCTCTGAGTATTTGAATTCTTTCTACAAATTTACTCTCAAAGGACAAGCATTTGCTGCCATCTAAGAAGGCTATACTATATGGCTCTATAAATCTGGTAGGGAAGTTCTGAGTAAAGGTGGCATAGAAATAGTGTCATCACTAatctgaagttgttttttttttttcaaacagcctTAAAAAGCCTTTTGATGCCTCATGATCTTGACTGAtgtaactatcttttttttttttcctttgagagggagaaagaatctagcaggctccatgccccgtgcagagcctgatgtggagcttgatctcacaaccatgagatcatgacctgagctgaaattgagtcagacacttaactgactgagccacccaggcacctgcctaTCTATCCACCTACCTACCTGCCTAcctactcatccatccattcatttgagagagagtgggggatatttatttattgagagagagagagagatgtaaccatatctttaaattttttttaatgtttatttgagagaaaaacagagctcatgtgggggaggggcaaagagagagggagacacagaatccaaagcaagctccaacctttgagctgtcagcacagagctggacacagggctcgaactcacgaaccatgagatcatgacctgagccgaagctagatgcttaaccaactgagccacccaggcatctctagaTGTAACCATATCTTTAAGTCAGTATGATCACTGCCTTGGATGTGCTATAAAGATAATAGGATGAAGAGGTTTACTAACTTTGGTGTATACTAGGTAGTTTGAAACTAAACGAAAGTGCTTAGTATTCATGCCTTTGCTACTActcaataaatagaaattttattacTAGTCGTGCCTCAGGATAGGATTGATTAGgccatttttttatatatttgcccAAGAGGGAAATTGGAGACTCCAAAAAGTGTGGGTGAAGTCCAGACTGATAGGAAGCAACTATTCTGTCATTTCAAATAATTCTTGATCTCAGATGTATTTTACTTGGCTTCTTGGCTCTGTGTAAGTTTAATTTGGGGTTAGAAGCAACCTCACGTTACTTCCTCAAAATGTTTCCTTAACTTAATATCCCAGGTTTAAACCTTGAGAAGAATAGTTCAGTCTCCCGGTATGGAGCCTCTCAAGTTGAAGATATGGGGAATATAATTTTAGCAATGATTTCAGAGCCTTATAGTAAGTATTGCTGTTTTAACAGTTGCAGACGTAGAGTTTGATCCTGCCATTTTTCCCTCATGTATACTTTTAAATCTCCTGCCATATCTTTGTCTTCCTAATAGGTAAAATGatgacttctgttttctcatttttagatcATAGGTTTTCAGATCCAGAGAGAGTAAATTACAAATTTGAAAGTGGCACTTGGTAAGTACTAGAGTGGTATTCGGTTTGagccttttaatttgttttattcatattgTGATATTTAACTCTTCTTGTAACTTCACTAAACCTTTTGGCTATCCATTGTTAAAAATATTAcgttatttataaaagaaagttgTATCTTAAAGTGAGCTTGGATGTTGGCATTAAACTTAAGTGGAATATTTGTATCTCTAGTCACTATGACCCATAGGTGTTGTATCTGTGACTCTTGCTTTAGCCTCTCAGAACTATTCATCCTCTCACCAGAGAACTTCCAAAGGAAAAATCATAGGCTTTAAAAGAGTTCACAAGGCCCTTACGGAGATAATTTTAAGTATGTTCTATCAACTTCTACtttaaagcaaaggaaataactgGCAAGAAGTATGAAatggtggtatctcattctgATGACAGAACGGTTTGTAAATCACAGCAGCGAATCCCTGAGATTGCCTGCTGCCTGAAGTGAGCAAAAACTTTGGACATCTTTGCCCAGCGAGAGACTTTGAGGCCTATTTAGTTGGGGAGAAAGTGACTCATTCCGAAAGTGTCCTAGGACTATTAGAAATATGAATATGGGAGGAATAGCACATCAAAAggtgttaaaatatataataggTGATTTGCAAATGACTCATTAAGGTGTGGGAACTCCCATGCATTTCCATAAACACTCTGATGGCTCCCCTGTTTGATAGGGGAGATATTTTAATGGCAGTGTTCTGACTGCATGCACACATTCCTGATGTGGGTTAATTGTCAGCTTTATGCAGATCTTAACTTTTGCTGTCAAACTGGATTTAAACTCCACTGGTATACTGGCCAGATCTCATAATAAATTTAAACGTATTCTTCTTGGTTCTAGGAACTTACTGGCTATCAGGGTATCAGGAGAACTTTGCTTTCTGTGACTTGATCCTAGGTCCTTTTGAGTTTATGGCAAGCAGGCAAGCAACTCCACTGATAGATGGTTTGTTGAGTGAGCTACCGGTGTGGGACCTGCTTTGGCACTTTCCTTTCTATAGTGAACCACCTAAAGAATACTTTGTGCCcagataatttgtttttaatatctttatttttgagacaaaaagagcatgagcaggggaggggcacaaagagagggggacacagaatctgaagcaggctccaggttctgagctgtcagcacagagcctgacgcggggctcgaactcaccaaccgtgagatcatgacctgagctgaagttggatgcttaaccgactgagccacccaggcgccctgagtgcCCAGATAATTTTTGAGGTTCTGAAATAAATGAGGCAGTATTACAAGTCTGTCTGAACACCAAACAATACCTTATGTGTAACTAGGAAAATGGTAGGAGGGAATAGTTTGGACTCCCTAGTGCTAATTATGCAAACTGAAGTTTTGCTTGACCCACAGCAGCAAGATGGAACTTATTGATGACAACACCATAGTCCGGGCGAGAGGTTTACCATGGCAGTCTTCAGATCAAGACATTGCAAGATTCTTCAAAGGACTCAATATTGCCAAGTTGGTTTTCTTTAATCTCTATTTTGTTTAGTAATCCCAAAGGGATAATGGGTGTCCTACCATTTTTCCTCACTGTGTTTTTCCCCCACTGCTGTCTGTCCTTTTCAAAGGGGAGGTGCAGCACTTTGTCTGAATGCCCAGGGTCGAAGGAATGGAGAAGCTCTGGTTAGGTTTGTAAGTGAGGAACACAGAGACCTAGCATTACAGAGGCACAAACATCACATGGGGACCCGGTACATTGAGGTACGTCCTCACAATCTGAGATCCTTGGCATCTTGAATGAATATTAATGTTGGAAGGCTCAGAAACTGTATTTAAttaattcccttttcttttcttaggtTTACAAAGCAACAGGtgaagattttcttaaaattgctGGTGGTGAGTGCTTTTTATATAATGTGGCTATAAGAagaatctaaaatttatttatatactagAATAAATAAGTAGGGTCATGAATTTATTGcttaaagaaacaaaggaattgacttttttttttttttttttttataagttggAAACAAGACCCATATGGTATCAGTGACTAAATGTATACACTCACCCTAAGGCTTGAGTCAACCAACTGTAGTTAAATAGCCATTAACAATAGTAACATATGGGAGagtctggctgactcagtagaccatgtgactcttgatcttggggctgtgagttcaagccccatcttgggtgtagagatcatttaaaaataaaacctttaaaaacaaaatagtatcATAAAAAGGTGAAAGGGTCATTGTAAAGTCTTGTACAAAGGAAGAGAGTagttcttgaaagaaattaaatagtcTGAAAACTACTTTGAAACAGTCACAGAATACCACACCAGAATACCTGGAATTGTTGTATATCTGCTTATAGTTTTTCTCTCAAGCTTCCTTAACTCATCAATGACCAAAAACATAGTACTTTTCTTGCTCTAATATGTTTGAATATGTAGTGTTTTGTTTGCAGTACTATGGTCAAAAAGAAATGGGAACGGATATTTATCTAATTATTGAGTAATTTGTTACTTTAAAAGCTGTAAGTAATGgataaaaaatgttaactatggTTTGTCTGACAGattttttctatacataaaactactttgtaagtttttattgCTCTGTTCATACAGCTTTATAACTTTCTCCTTttagtatattataaatattttcccatgtAACTATTATATGTTAACTACTATACAGTATTAAGTaccatacattattttaaaaacaccccTGTTGGGCATTAAAAgcttatttccaatttttcatgCTAAGTATGTTGCAGTGAATATTTTTGTCTCTGAATATACCACTCATTAGGATACCTCTCTAAAATTAGGATAGTTGGATCAAAGAATGTAGGTAGACCTTTTAAGAGGCTTTTGAAAATCTTCTATTGCCAAATATATACTAGGATGACTTttacttaaatatagagaactttTGTATCTCTGCATTATATAGCCCTGGTTAAAATCCTTGCAACTGTTGAACTTGTAGTAAAAACATCCTGTTTTCAATTTGCTGGTATATTTCTATTCTGGCACTTATTCCTTTAGATAAACGAAGGCTTCCAAATTCAGAGCTTCAAATTTAATAGTGCTTCCAGAATCCCAAAGTGATGTTTGATATTGGTTGGTGATAAAATACATTTGGAGTTGCTATGGCTCTGAGGTTCCATGATAGCTAATATTGTAAATTGAAGAAGCAAAGTTAACTAATACGTTCATGCCTGGGATTTCATGGCTTGTAGGTAGTATGATAGTTTGCTCTTAAAGGAAAatgttcctggggtgcctggctggctcagccagtaaagcatgtgactcttgttctAGGGCTTGTGAATTAAAGCTCCATGTTGGTGGTAGATGTGCATTTGAATATTTGCTATGTGGCAATATTGTACAAAATGCTTTATGTCAGGCAGAATGTTGATAAATCTTGAAATTAGCTGCCATGTATGTTCATTATACTTCCCTTAACttgattatttttgaaactttcttaataaaacatagtcaggaaaataataacaaaagtcaCCAAAGTGCTTCATGTATAGTAACTTATTTAATTATCATAATTTATGAAGTAGGTAATTTTACCTCCACTTTTAGATGAGGATACTAAAAGATAGGGGTTAAACTTGACTAAAGTCATAACCTAGTAAATGGCAAAGTCAAGATTGGGCCCAGACATTCTAGCTCCCTGACCAATGCCCTTACCTATCATAATGACTTACTGCCTCTCTGTGAGAAGAATACAGTGGTTGGTGCATGATTTAACTGTCTGGCCACCTTCCTAAGTTAACAGGTGTTTTATGAAAACGGTAGGGGAAAAGTTTCAAACTTGTGGGAAGAGAATTCTGATTCCTGGGATGTTGTCATGAATTCAGTGGGAgtgtgaattttaattaaaaactcaaGACATTGCCAagaattttgccattttaaatttgGTAAAGTTGATGTCTTAACCATTTCTCCCCATGTTTCCTGGTATTTGTGTTCCCTAGGTACGTCCAATGAGGTAGCTCAATTTCTCTCCAAGGAAAATCAAGTCATTGTCCGCATGCGGGGGCTCCCTTTCACGGCCACAGCTGATGAAGTGGTGGCCTTCTTTGGACAGCATTGCCCCATCACTGGGGGGAAGGAAGGCATCCTTTTCGTTACCTACCCAGATGGTAGGCCAACAGGGGATGCTTTTGTCCTCTTTGCCTGTGAGGAATATGCACAGAATGCATTGAGGAAGCATAAGGACTTGTTGGGTAAAAGATACATTGAACTCTTCAGAAGCACAGCAGCTGAAGTCCAGCAGGTTGgttttttaagaacattttggTGCTTAgtgtgatttattatttatttccaagaaCAAGACTACATTATTTATTGTGCTAAAATAAAACTTGAGAAATACAGAAAGTgtaagtgcatttttaaaatttttcattccaTAATTAAAAGATAACCACTGTTATTTTCTATATGCATAGGAAAAATactatgtttttatataattagAATACTGCTATAGATAAACTTTATATTCTGTTTAAAACCTACGTATCTTGAggagtctgagtggctcagttggttaagtgtccaactctgaattttggctcgggtcatgatcttccggtccATGGAATTTAGccccccaagtcaggctctgtgctgacaagtcagagcctgcttgggattctctctccctctctctctgcccttccccctctcacacgtgtgctctccctctctgtctcaaaataaataagcttaaaaaaaaacgaaAAGTCTCTtaccaataaaaaaagaaaaaagaaaaaaaacttccataTCTTGGAAGTTTACCCATGTCTAAaaagttccatttttaatatgtCTCAAAGGTACATGATTTATTTAGAGAGCCCATTGTACATTtaggttggggtttttttctcctaTAAGAAATTTCTAGATAAACATGCTTATAAAACTCAACTTCTGGTTGATTTCTTTAGAACTGGATGGTGTgagcttttaatgtttttaataacttACCAAATTTATTTCCCAAAAGGCTTACTCAGTTCCATACTGCTGGTGACAGCATGAAGTGCCCTTTTGTCCTGTTATTGCCTTCCAGAATTCAGAGTTGTTTTTGAGGCACAGATGGGACAATCGTTTGCCCCACATGGTCCAGGCATGAAGCCATCTGCAGGGTTTCAAGCGTTTTGACTATTCTTGACTTACCAGCTGAATGGTCTTCAAGggtctgttcatttttccttgtATCTGAGATCATGTGGACTTCCAATTTCTTTTACTTGGGTCCCATAGTAGAACAGAGTCACTTTAATGATTCATTTTTGTCCTCTTCACAAGCAATTAGGACACTGACTCCACTATTATTTCTATGAGTTCATAAAATGATTTTGTCCAGCTTTTTTCTGCAAAGCCCATTGTGTATTGTGGTTTGACATCATTGCCCAAAGTTGAAAAGAACGTTTCACCTGGTAGAATACCAACATGTTTTTATACCTACAGTGAACAGAGGTGACATTCCGAGCTAGTTCTGCATCCTGATGTCCTCCTGTTCTTGAACCCTAATCTATGAACATACTTCTACTTTAAGTAATTCTGTACCTTGTTGAAAATTAGTATCATAAACtctgaatttctaaaatatactAAATGTGCTTGAGGCTTCACATATTACATCCATCAGTGCCAAACCAGAGGAGGTGAAAATGAGACTTTAGATCTTTAATTGGAAGAAAAGTTTCATGGAAATCTTGGCCTAGAACAGACTACTCCAGGGCCTTGGCTACTGTATGTTGATTGGTTTGGGTATAGAGTATGCTGCCTCTGTATGACTTTAATGTGGTTTTGGTTATAGATGAGCTTCCTCTCTAACCCCATCCTACTGACTTATTTAAGAAATGCTGAGGTAATCatatgctctgcactgtcatcttCTCATACTCATACAAGTAATCATTTCATTCAATAACTATTTGCTCACCTCCTATTTGGCAGTTATTGGAAGGTGCCTGACCATGTCCTGTCCTGAGTTTGTCTAcaactatatttattttcatgttcatcCTGTAATGTTTGTTacattatttgtataatttctttttattttttttctttttaaatcttgctgtctctttaaagtttatttggctgtgtttgtatttatttttgtcaccTCTTACTTAGATAGCAACcagacagggtgtgagtgagAAAATCAGAACAATTTTTTGGGGAGGGTTTTGATTCTATATTTCCAGTTTATAGGATGATGAAGGCTACCATAGTAAGTTCAGAAAACCTAGGGATGTCACACATTGTTGCACAAGGACCTTCTAGTATTATAAACAAGTAGGCATGttctaaactaaaacaaaagtagACCAGAACCTTACAATAAGGTTTTGCCTGGCAGTAATCCTTTCTCCTAAATATACCTGACCTCTCATTCATTGTCAAGATAGCTGAATTCCATGACTTTAAAAGatagtcaaggggcacctgagtggctcagtcagttgagcatctgactttggctcaggtcatgatctcgcagttcatgagttcaagtcctgcatcgggctcactgctgtccatgcagagcctgcttcagatcctctgtccacctctctccttccccacccccgcttgctctcactcgcatgcactctctctcaaaaataaacatcaaaaaaaaaaaaaaaagatagtcaagATGTTCTGTCTTGCTACTATCACAAATTCACATGACAACTGATTATTTTGATGGTcaccaaatgattttttttctttcatttttacattacCAGTTATTCTGTTTTGGGCTTTATACGTTATTATAAATGTGGCATTATATAATCCAGAGTCATTGTTTGACCTGTGGTTCCTTTATTATGTCATTCTCTTGCTTGAGTTTGGAGGTAGAATGTGGTAACAGTATTAAGGGAAACACTGTGCCTGGTGAAATGAAATCTAATAGATTGCTACAAATGTCCACATTTAGCAATATGTCTGGTTTTTATAAAAGCAGCATACTCTCAGGATATGTGTCCTGAGACAGTGATGTACTTGTCCAGTAGACAAGTCCTTAATCTAAGCGTGTTGTGTGTGGCACATGCCTCAGCAGACATCTGACAAAAGTAGGGATCATGCTTTCCCAGCTGAAAAGCATGGATCCCTTTCTCCATAAGTGCTTCTCAAGCTTTAATATGCTTATGAattacctggggatcttgttaaaatgcaggttcatATTTATGAGGTCTGGGTTGGAGCTGAGGAGACACATTTCTAACAGACTCCACAGCGCTGCTGGTGCTGGTTTGCAGACCATGTTGGAAGAGTAAGGCTCTAAATCACTTCTCTTTTGCTTTGAGTATAGGTGCTGAATCGATTCTCTTCGGCCCCTCTTATTCCACTTCCAACCCCTCCCATTATTCCAGTACTACCTCAGCAATTTGTGCCCCCTACAAATGTTAGAGACTGTATACGCCTTCGAGGTCTTCCCTATGCGGCTACAATTGAGGACATCCTGGACTTTCTGGGGGAGTTTTCCACAGATATTCGAACTCATGGGGTTCACATGGTATTGAATCACCAGGTAAGAAAGTTACTTATCGAATGCTGACTTGCTTTTTTATGATCAAAGGCTCtcttccagtaaaaaaaaaaaaaaaaaaagaaaaaatgtacaaatgttCATCAGCTGTGTAGTAAGTCTTTAAGGAAAGATTTAACTGTAAATGGAGGAGGTCTTTAAAATGGACTCCAGAAAGAATGCTATCATTAGCCTGGTAATTTAAATTCAGCTCTGATTCCATCATTATTTATATCGGTCAAATTATTTGCCTCAGGAAGGAGACAAATACATTATTAGTCTCATACAACATTTTTCTGAGCTCTGCTGTTGTAGTGTGAAAGCGATTATAGACTGTATATAAACCAATGAGCATGTCTGTGCATcagagtattttatatttatagactGTTTAGAAATggcttattttatatgtatgacCTCAAATGACATTTAGTAAAATGCGAAGTTAGTAAGGATTTGTGTATGTACCACCTGGAACAGTATGTGATCATAACAGGTGCTCAAATGTATTAATGAATTGTAGAGAAGTCTCCATCAAAGTGGAACCAAATTCTAACTGTATACAAGTATACTTATGAGTATATTAGCAGTAGTTCCTGGCTTGGTGTCCTTTGatttttggttaaataaaattaGTCCTATTTGTTGCTGAATAATTTACCAGCATTGTGTGCTATTATAAGCAGGACAAAATTTCTAAAAACCCCTAAGCCAAgtaattctaattaaaattttggaaCTCTCTATTAAAAGCAAAgttgaatttttgaaaatgttttcttagtATTATGGTTTAAATCTAGATTTGTATTGGAAGttccaacatttttctaaattgctAGTCTCTGGCTTTCTCTTCTCATGTGGAGATTTGGTCATATTCATAACCATAATCCTGTCCCACTGGAAAGTACATCCCTCTGGGGATGAGGAATCAGAAAACATCCTGAGCCTCTGGCTTGGGTTTCCACACCAGCACATGCTCATTCTTACTCGTATGTCAATATTAAGCTACGCAACTTTTTATCTTACATACCCTCAGCATGCTTCACTGGGGGGAGTCGTTTTAAATAAAACCTCCCCACAATTCAGCATCACCAGgggattattttgtttctctttgagcACCATTTCTAATAACCTAGGGGCTATTATAATTCTTTGATTAACCACAGTAGACCTATTTGTCTCTTATTGACCCACATGACCTATTATGATTGCACTTGGGAGAAATGCTTCTTTAATGATGGACAAGCTTTTAGCTGCCTCAAAGATGTTAGGTTTCCATCTTGGACTGGGTTTCCATGGTATCCCTAATTTCCCTGGTATGGTAACTCTTATGGTAACTTGCATGGTTATAATTTGCACCACATAGTCCcttagagatttttaaagaaatccataaaaaaggaatcttaaaaactgattgtgtctttttctcccccacaAAATGTCCACGTTAAATAAAGCCAAggtgttctggttctgtgaaacaGAAATCTAGTGTGGTTTTAAACAGGATTTTTAGCAAGCTATTAGTAATAGAGGAAGTATCTATAAACACCTGTCTGACCAAGGTTTAAGATGGAGGTGCCAGGGAAGAGATGAAAGAAGGGCTCCCACGCAAGACTTTTAGTACAGCTTTCACCAACTCCCACGGTGCTTTGCATCTCCCGTTTCCTTATCCCCCTTCTCTATTCCTAAGCCCACATCACAACCTAGGcttcagggagaagggaaagggatgTTGCAGGTCAATGATAGACAACTGAGAGCCAAAAGAGAACACTGGTTTAGTCAGCTTCTTGTAGGAGGATACATAAAGCTCTTATACTGGTTCTATTCCTAGCTTTTCTCAATCAAATAAGATTTAATGAGGTTTTTCAGAAATGCAAAACCCAATATACGATCCTATACTTTGAAACCACAGTTACAAGGAGACCCTTTCAAAACCCTGTAAATCTGATACTAACTAATAGGAATGAGAAAGGATCACTTTTAGCTACAAGCCCTCAAAACTGTTTCCAAGGTTTTATGGGCCATTCTGGTGATTAGGTGATGAAATGCGAATCAGATTTCAGTAGACAACACTTGTCACCCAGATTTTGTGGCTAAAACGTCTGTACTATGGGTGATTGTCACTTTGCATGTTTTGTAAGCAACCATTTCCTTGTTGAAGGAGACagtctccttttgtttttattcttccccCACACGCTCAGGGCCGCCCATCAGGAGATGCCTTTATCCAGATGAAGTCTGCGGACAGAGCATTTATGGCTGCACAGAAGTGTCATAAAAAAACCATGAAGGAcagatatgttgaagtctttcAGTGTTCAGCTGAGGAGATGAACTTTGTGTTAATGGGGGGCACTTTAAATCGAAATGGCTTATCCCCACCGCCATGTAAGTTACCATGTAAGTTTTTCTTGGGTCTTGGCGCTATTCTACGCTATATGCTGGTAGGTGCTTAAGCTGCTTTCATAACTTTCTGTGCCCCTGGTTCTTTCTAAGGCAGGTGAGATGGTTACATAAGGCTTTCCCATCTGAAATCGGTAGTATCTGGTAATCATTTAAGACCTTGGTTGTGGACACCCATAATTAGAGATGCTACGAATACCTCCTTTCAAATTATATTCTTGCTTTTCCAGTGATAAGCACTTGATTTCTGAAGCTTAGTGTGCTCAAGATAAGCACTGACTCTGAGAGGCAACCTGGCTATGTAGATATTTTAATACGcatttaaaggtaaaataaatatggctggatcctttttcttttccttctgctttttttttttttttttttttttttagaagggtGATTGATgcccattttgcatttttaattttttgagcattaAGTATGTCTTTGGAAAGGACAACCTGGGGAGCATTTCTCTTGCTTTCCAGGATATCTGTAATGAGTAagttagtaaaaacaaaaacaaaaacaaacaaaaaatatatatatatatatatgtatatatacacacacacacatatatatatatatacacataaatgcgTAAATAAATTAGCCAAAGTTTCCATTGGATCGCAGGATCAGTGCTTAATTTCAAGCCATGCTCTTGCTCATTGGCACCTGGGTGCAAGCCATCTGGAATCCTGTTTGAGAGGAATAAGCCCTTTAGTCTGGAAACCATGTTCTGGATAGTGAGGGACATTTGGGGATCTTATGTTAAAACTTGAATCTTTTTGACACAGTTTTCACTTTTGAATAAGACATACCTTGTTAGGAGTCATACTGGGTATGTTCAAAGAATGTAGCACTTGGAATGTAGTTCAAAGATGACTGAGAAAGCAAACTGGATTATGTGCTTGATCCCAATAAAATGAGGAGTGTTAGGACATCGCTTTCTAATAAAGAGTATCTTTACCAATGAAACTATTTGATAAAGTATTTTTCATAGAAGATTTGGTGGGGcttaatcctttttttcccccttggactTCCTAAAtgctaataatattccatttacctGCTGCTTGCTGTTGGTGAATAGGAGTTGATGACTAATGGCTATCAAGTTTTGAAAACTTATGATTGGGTTTAAGCAGTATCTTAAAGTAATCTTAGTCCTATGTATCCTGTCCATAAACCACTGATAATATCAGTAACTTTCAATTTCCTTTAGTGATAATGTTATCAAACATTGTGAGATAAGGGAATTTCTTCGTGGTGTATAACCCAAGTTATTCTGCTGTGGTTATTCTGCTTTTACTTCTCTCTTCCTAGTGGAAAACTGGTCAATACAGACTTTCTTCTTAAGacttcatttttccccctttcctcctaCAAGtcctaaaataatagaaaaaaatttaaattttttttgtaaaaatagatttccatgtattttaatattcttcaaaaattttaaccCAAATTAACTACTTACAAGTGGAAgacat from Panthera tigris isolate Pti1 chromosome F2, P.tigris_Pti1_mat1.1, whole genome shotgun sequence harbors:
- the ESRP1 gene encoding epithelial splicing regulatory protein 1 isoform X4 — protein: MTASPDYLVVLFGITAGATGAKLGSDEKELILLLWKVVDLANKKVGQLHEVLVRPDQLELTEDCKEETKIDAESLSSAPQLDQALRQFNQSVSNELNIGVGTSFCLCTDGQLHVRQILHPEASKKNVLLPECFYSFFDLRKEFKKCCPGSPDIDKLDVAAMTECLNLEKNSSVSRYGASQVEDMGNIILAMISEPYNHRFSDPERVNYKFESGTCSKMELIDDNTIVRARGLPWQSSDQDIARFFKGLNIAKGGAALCLNAQGRRNGEALVRFVSEEHRDLALQRHKHHMGTRYIEVYKATGEDFLKIAGGTSNEVAQFLSKENQVIVRMRGLPFTATADEVVAFFGQHCPITGGKEGILFVTYPDGRPTGDAFVLFACEEYAQNALRKHKDLLGKRYIELFRSTAAEVQQVLNRFSSAPLIPLPTPPIIPVLPQQFVPPTNVRDCIRLRGLPYAATIEDILDFLGEFSTDIRTHGVHMVLNHQGRPSGDAFIQMKSADRAFMAAQKCHKKTMKDRYVEVFQCSAEEMNFVLMGGTLNRNGLSPPPCKLPCLSPPSYTFPAPAAVIPTEAAIYQPSVLLNPRALQPSTAYYPAGTQLFMNYTAYYPSTQPMMDLYTQMTRPGLYPKNGFVFKGPSS
- the ESRP1 gene encoding epithelial splicing regulatory protein 1 isoform X5, with translation MTASPDYLVVLFGITAGATGAKLGSDEKELILLLWKVVDLANKKVGQLHEVLVRPDQLELTEDCKEETKIDAESLSSAPQLDQALRQFNQSVSNELNIGVGTSFCLCTDGQLHVRQILHPEASKKNVLLPECFYSFFDLRKEFKKCCPGSPDIDKLDVAAMTECLNLEKNSSVSRYGASQVEDMGNIILAMISEPYNHRFSDPERVNYKFESGTCSKMELIDDNTIVRARGLPWQSSDQDIARFFKGLNIAKGGAALCLNAQGRRNGEALVRFVSEEHRDLALQRHKHHMGTRYIEVYKATGEDFLKIAGGTSNEVAQFLSKENQVIVRMRGLPFTATADEVVAFFGQHCPITGGKEGILFVTYPDGRPTGDAFVLFACEEYAQNALRKHKDLLGKRYIELFRSTAAEVQQVLNRFSSAPLIPLPTPPIIPVLPQQFVPPTNVRDCIRLRGLPYAATIEDILDFLGEFSTDIRTHGVHMVLNHQGRPSGDAFIQMKSADRAFMAAQKCHKKTMKDRYVEVFQCSAEEMNFVLMGGTLNRNGLSPPPCKLPCLSPPSYTFPAPAAVIPTEAAIYQPSVLLNPRALQPSTAYYPAGTQLFMNYTAYYPSV
- the ESRP1 gene encoding epithelial splicing regulatory protein 1 isoform X1 translates to MTASPDYLVVLFGITAGATGAKLGSDEKELILLLWKVVDLANKKVGQLHEVLVRPDQLELTEDCKEETKIDAESLSSAPQLDQALRQFNQSVSNELNIGVGTSFCLCTDGQLHVRQILHPEASKKNVLLPECFYSFFDLRKEFKKCCPGSPDIDKLDVAAMTECLNLEKNSSVSRYGASQVEDMGNIILAMISEPYNHRFSDPERVNYKFESGTCSKMELIDDNTIVRARGLPWQSSDQDIARFFKGLNIAKGGAALCLNAQGRRNGEALVRFVSEEHRDLALQRHKHHMGTRYIEVYKATGEDFLKIAGGTSNEVAQFLSKENQVIVRMRGLPFTATADEVVAFFGQHCPITGGKEGILFVTYPDGRPTGDAFVLFACEEYAQNALRKHKDLLGKRYIELFRSTAAEVQQVLNRFSSAPLIPLPTPPIIPVLPQQFVPPTNVRDCIRLRGLPYAATIEDILDFLGEFSTDIRTHGVHMVLNHQGRPSGDAFIQMKSADRAFMAAQKCHKKTMKDRYVEVFQCSAEEMNFVLMGGTLNRNGLSPPPCLSPPSYTFPAPAAVIPTEAAIYQPSVLLNPRALQPSTAYYPAGTQLFMNYTAYYPSPPGSPNSLGYFPTAANLSGVPPQPGTVVRMQGLAYNTGVKEILNFFQGYQYAADDGLVHTNDQARTLPKEWVCI